In Vanessa tameamea isolate UH-Manoa-2023 chromosome 19, ilVanTame1 primary haplotype, whole genome shotgun sequence, one genomic interval encodes:
- the LOC113396097 gene encoding putative transferase CAF17 homolog, mitochondrial produces the protein MIFNQVNRILNKRYVINKFLRNVHNEMPTKVLYPLKSRALLKISGPESSSFLQGLITNDMRHFEEGAKSMYAMFLNTKGRVMYDTLIHKWDNDETFLIECDKKLVNVLQKHLKIFKLKRKINIEDVDKSFIMWALIHPETDKIHDSTSNVNIYKDPRLADLGFRIISAVGTKDSQIVEIFGKDIVVKDCEEGYKYLRYKLGVSEGADELPPGTCFPLEVNCDYLHGVSFHKGCYIGQELTARVHHTGVVRKRIMPLKFNQSISEIIEKDSVISASNKPKSNLGKLKGVMDDYGIGLIRIKEALDAKVLMVSKYQAEVLKPSWWPIEAPKEIIKSE, from the coding sequence ggtaaatagaattttaaacaaacgttatgttattaataaatttttacgCAATGTACATAACGAAATGCCGACAAAAGTTTTATATCCGTTAAAAAGTCGAGCATTGCTCAAGATTTCGGGTCCGGAATCATCCTCCTTTCTTCAGGGCCTAATTACAAACGACATGAGGCATTTTGAAGAAGGTGCTAAGTCTATGTATGCTATGTTTTTAAACACCAAGGGTAGGGTTATGTACGATACTCTTATACATAAATGGGATAATGACGAAACTTTCTTAATAGAATGTGACAAAAAATTGGTTAATGTATTACAAAAacacctaaaaatatttaaattaaaacgcaaAATCAATATTGAAGACgttgataaaagttttattatgtgGGCTTTGATTCATCCCGAGACAGACAAGATCCATGATTCAACATCTAATGTAAACATCTACAAAGACCCTCGACTGGCTGATTTAGGTTTCCGCATTATCTCTGCTGTTGGAACAAAAGATTCACAGATAGTAGAAATTTTTGGAAAAGATATTGTGGTTAAAGACTGTGAAGaaggctataaatatttaagatataagcTAGGTGTAAGTGAAGGAGCCGATGAATTGCCACCAGGAACTTGTTTCCCTTTGGAGGTCAATTGTGACTACCTCCATGGTGTGAGTTTCCATAAAGGTTGTTATATTGGTCAGGAGTTGACAGCTAGAGTTCATCACACGGGTGTTGTTCGCAAAAGAATAATGCctttaaaattcaatcaaaGTATAAGTGAAATCATTGAAAAAGATTCTGTAATCTCAGCTAGTAATAAACCAAAAAGCAATTTGGGAAAATTGAAAGGTGTGATGGATGACTATGGAATAGgattaataagaattaaagaGGCACTTGATGCTAAAGTTCTTATGGTTAGTAAATATCAAGCTGAAGTTCTAAAACCGTCATGGTGGCCAATAGAAGCCCCTAAGGAAATTATAAAGAGTGAATAG